In a single window of the Littorina saxatilis isolate snail1 linkage group LG3, US_GU_Lsax_2.0, whole genome shotgun sequence genome:
- the LOC138960816 gene encoding uncharacterized protein: MDETKSGLGLLTAWLSVSVVSFSVSCAIRVAPLRGGDSPPVSTRADLDDSMSVSVTQHLFGILPQNIISANAQFCTNCCHACANAQFRTNCCHACANAQFCTNCCHACANAQFRTNCCHACANAQFRATPAPTLSSVPTAATPAPTLSSVPTAATPAPTLSSVPTAATPAPTLSSVPTAATPVPTLSSVPTAATSVPTLSSVPTAATPAPTLSSVPTAATPAPTLSSVPTAATPVPTLSSVPTAATPAPTLSSRPTAATPATTLSSRPTAATPVPTLSSVPTAATPATTFSSRPTAATPATTFSSRPTAATPATTFSSRPTAATPATTFSSRPTAATTVTTLSSRPTAATPATTLSSRPTAATPATTLSSRPTAATPATTLSSRPTAATPATTLSSRPTAATSEPTQMVEPSIRARVGIMEIHTDMCYQKVKENQARAHQKQQELFKRRAAKGIKSFDLEVGQLVLKSNMRDAGRKGGAMNPLWMGPCRILDIDSRQTVQLMKEGGTDPLKVRVAYCQLKPVRGRDSIHSQPLEIPVPSDEPAGTASTQRVKDSSRHKRSLQSTHEAVQTTFNCKLQDSIHQQHQLHIWSRQSQDMAHPLQRTCLLLWTCLLLLHLQQPHLSNIFPLPVQQHFLSRQLPASTVLSTI; this comes from the exons ATGGAtgagacaaaatcaggtctcGGTCTCCTCACTGCTTGGTTGTCCGTGTCGGTCGTCTCGTTCTCGGTCTCATGTGCGATCCGTGTCGCCCCACTCAGAGGAGGGGATTCCCCTCCTGTCTCAACGCGGGCGGACTTGGACGATTCCATGTCTGTCTCTG TTACACAACACTTGTTCGGCATTCTTCCGCAAAATATTATCTCTGCCAACGCTCAGTTCTGTACCAACTGCTGCCACGCCTGCGCCAACGCTCAGTTCCGTACCAACTGCTGCCACGCCTGCGCCAACGCTCAGTTCTGTACCAACTGCTGCCACGCCTGCGCCAACGCTCAGTTCCGTACCAACTGCTGCCACGCCTGCGCCAACGCTCAGTTCCGTGCCACGCCTGCGCCAACGCTCAGTTCCGTACCAACTGCTGCCACGCCTGCGCCAACGCTCAGTTCTGTACCAACTGCTGCCACGCCTGCGCCAACGCTCAGTTCCGTACCAACTGCTGCCACGCCTGCGCCAACGCTCAGTTCTGTACCAACTGCTGCCACGCCTGTGCCAACGCTCAGTTCTGTACCAACTGCTGCCACGTCTGTGCCAACGCTCAGTTCTGTACCAACTGCTGCCACGCCTGCGCCAACGCTCAGTTCTGTACCAACTGCTGCCACGCCTGCGCCAACGCTCAGTTCTGTACCAACTGCTGCCACGCCTGTGCCAACGCTCAGTTCTGTACCAACTGCTGCCACGCCCGCGCCAACGCTCAGTTCTCGACCAACTGCTGCTACGCCCGCGACAACGCTCAGTTCTCGACCAACTGCTGCCACGCCTGTGCCAACGCTCAGTTCTGTACCAACTGCTGCCACGCCTGCGACAACGTTCAGTTCTCGACCAACTGCTGCCACGCCTGCGACAACGTTCAGTTCTCGACCAACTGCTGCCACGCCTGCGACAACGTTCAGTTCTCGACCAACTGCTGCCACGCCTGCGACAACGTTCAGTTCTCGACCAACTGCTGCCACGACCGTGACAACGCTCAGTTCTCGACCAACTGCTGCCACGCCCGCGACAACGCTCAGTTCTCGACCAACTGCTGCCACGCCCGCGACAACGCTCAGTTCTCGACCAACTGCTGCCACGCCCGCGACAACGCTCAGTTCTCGACCAACTGCTGCCACGCCCGCGACAACGCTCAGTTCTCGACCAACTGCTGCCACGTCTGAGCCAACGCAGATGGTCGAACCAAGCATTCGTGCCAGGGTTGGCATTATGGAGATTCACACAGATATGTGCTATCAAAAG GTGAAGGAAAACCAGGCCCGTGCGCACCAAAAACAGCAAGAGCTCTTTAAAAGGAGGGCTGCCAAGGGCATCAAGTCTTTTGATCTTGAAGTGGGTCAACTGGTGCTGAAGAGCAATATGCGAGACGCAGGCCGAAAGGGGGGTGCCATGAATCCCTTGTGGATGGGACCTTGCAG AATTCTGGATATCGACTCGCGGCAGACAGTGCAGCTAATGAAGGAGGGGGGCACGGACCCCTTGAAAGTGCGAGTGGCGTACTGCCAGTTGAAGCCCGTCAGGGGAAGGGACTCCATCCACAGCCAACCATTGGAGATACCTGTGCCTTCTGATGAACCTGCAGGTACAGCTTCG ACACAAAGGGTCAAGGACAGCAGCCGTCACAAACGGAGCCTGCAGTCAACCCACGAAGCAGTCCAGACAACTTTCAACTGCAAGCTGCAGGACTCTATACATCAACAGCATCAACTTCACATTtggtcccgccaaagtcaggATATGGCTCATCCGCTGCAACGAACCTGTCTGCTTCTATGGACCTGTCTGCTTCTACTTCATCTGCAACAACCCCATCTGTCAAACATCTTTCCTCTGCCAGTTCAACAGCATTTTTTAAGCAGACAATTGCCAGCCAGTACTGTTCTATCCACCATTTGA